In Saccharothrix syringae, the following are encoded in one genomic region:
- a CDS encoding alpha/beta hydrolase family protein — protein MFQRRTALTLALTTALLVTTPAGATPASIPATDHEVVFTVEGTKTYGTLHVPAHRRGQRLPAALLLPGSGPTDRDGDQPPAITPHTLSHLAAALDGQGVATLRFDKYGSGRTGLGAYEGHPEDVDHPAFVRQAAAAYDLLRAHPATDPRALLVVGHSEGALTGLLLADKVHPRPAGLALLQPQAIRLLDLIALQLHAQLAAAAQAGRLTPEQQRANDQAVDRAVGALRANQPLDPTDLLPTLAQFFQSLFDGPSRRFVLSNDRVDPPTAASHLRPGTRVLLTCGTNDPQVPCATTDALAGALRRARTTGPGRTVLPGVDHNLRGTDPDTLAPAALTALRAFTDGLR, from the coding sequence GTGTTCCAGCGCAGAACAGCGCTCACCCTGGCCCTGACGACCGCCCTCCTGGTCACGACCCCCGCCGGCGCGACCCCCGCGTCGATCCCGGCCACCGACCACGAGGTCGTGTTCACCGTCGAGGGCACGAAGACCTACGGCACCCTCCACGTCCCGGCCCACCGCAGGGGCCAACGGCTCCCCGCCGCGCTCCTGCTGCCCGGCAGCGGCCCCACCGACCGCGACGGCGACCAGCCACCGGCGATCACCCCGCACACCCTGTCCCACCTGGCCGCCGCCCTGGACGGACAGGGCGTCGCCACCCTCCGCTTCGACAAGTACGGCAGCGGCCGGACAGGACTGGGCGCCTACGAGGGCCACCCCGAGGACGTCGACCACCCGGCCTTCGTCCGCCAGGCCGCGGCCGCCTACGACCTGCTGCGCGCCCACCCCGCCACCGACCCGCGCGCCCTGCTCGTCGTGGGCCACAGCGAAGGAGCGCTCACCGGCCTCCTGCTGGCCGACAAGGTCCACCCCCGCCCGGCCGGCCTGGCGCTGCTGCAACCGCAGGCGATCCGCCTGCTGGACCTGATCGCACTGCAACTGCACGCCCAACTGGCCGCGGCGGCGCAGGCCGGCCGGCTCACCCCGGAGCAGCAGCGGGCCAACGACCAGGCCGTGGACCGCGCCGTCGGCGCCCTGCGCGCGAACCAACCGCTCGACCCGACCGACCTGCTGCCCACCCTGGCCCAGTTCTTCCAGTCGCTCTTCGACGGCCCCAGCCGCCGCTTCGTCCTGAGCAACGACCGGGTGGACCCGCCGACCGCTGCCAGCCACCTCCGCCCGGGCACCCGGGTCCTGCTGACCTGCGGCACCAACGACCCCCAGGTCCCCTGCGCCACCACCGACGCCCTCGCGGGGGCCCTGCGCCGAGCCCGCACCACCGGCCCGGGCCGCACGGTGCTGCCCGGCGTGGACCACAACCTGCGCGGCACCGACCCGGACACCCTGGCCCCCGCCGCCCTGACCGCCCTGCGCGCCTTCACCGACGGCCTGCGCTGA
- a CDS encoding LacI family DNA-binding transcriptional regulator: MDRPRKPTLDTVASAVGVSRATVSNAYNRPDQLSAALRERILATAAEMGYTGPDPVARSLATRHSAAVGFMLGQQLSTSFSDPALSVVLDGLASTVDGHDHCLVLMPGRDRGGPRPETVARAQADVVVAYSLPDDAPALAAARARGLPMVVIDQPVLPDTARVEVDDLGGARMAATALRELGHRRFGVVTFALHPDGHSGPVSAERLESAPFRVTRDRLRGYLAVVGAQPVWECARSSRELGRAGARELLSASPRPTALLCASDELAFGALQAVRDLGLRVPADVSVIGFDDVPAAEHADPPLTTVRQPLTEKGRRAGELALRLLDGGRPGEPTRLPVSLVLRDSTAAPE, from the coding sequence GTGGACCGCCCCCGGAAACCGACGCTCGACACGGTCGCCAGCGCCGTCGGCGTGTCGCGCGCGACGGTCTCCAACGCGTACAACCGGCCGGACCAGCTCTCCGCCGCGTTGCGCGAGCGCATCCTCGCCACGGCCGCCGAGATGGGCTACACCGGGCCGGACCCGGTCGCGCGCAGCCTGGCGACCAGGCACAGCGCGGCGGTCGGGTTCATGCTCGGGCAGCAGCTGTCCACGTCGTTCTCCGACCCGGCGCTGTCGGTCGTGCTCGACGGGCTCGCGTCGACCGTGGACGGGCACGACCACTGCCTGGTGCTGATGCCGGGCCGCGACCGGGGCGGGCCGCGACCGGAGACGGTGGCGCGGGCGCAGGCGGACGTCGTGGTGGCCTACTCGCTGCCCGACGACGCGCCGGCCCTGGCGGCGGCACGGGCGCGCGGCCTGCCGATGGTGGTGATCGACCAGCCGGTGTTACCGGACACGGCGCGGGTCGAGGTGGACGACCTCGGCGGTGCGCGGATGGCCGCGACCGCGCTGCGGGAGCTGGGGCACCGCCGGTTCGGCGTGGTCACGTTCGCGCTGCACCCCGACGGGCACAGCGGCCCCGTGTCGGCCGAGCGGCTGGAGAGCGCGCCGTTCCGGGTCACCCGGGACCGGCTGCGCGGGTACCTGGCGGTGGTCGGGGCGCAGCCGGTCTGGGAGTGCGCGCGGAGCAGCCGCGAGCTGGGCCGGGCCGGTGCGCGCGAGCTGCTGTCCGCCTCCCCCCGGCCGACGGCGCTGCTGTGCGCGTCGGACGAACTGGCGTTCGGCGCGCTGCAGGCGGTACGCGACCTCGGCCTGCGGGTACCCGCCGACGTGTCGGTGATCGGGTTCGACGACGTGCCGGCCGCGGAGCACGCGGACCCGCCGTTGACTACCGTGCGTCAACCGCTGACCGAGAAGGGGCGGCGCGCGGGCGAGCTGGCCCTGCGCCTGCTGGACGGCGGCAGACCGGGAGAGCCGACAAGACTGCCCGTCTCCCTGGTCCTGCGCGACTCGACGGCCGCTCCAGAGTGA